From Microbacterium sp. CGR2:
ATCGGGTTCTTCACCACGAGCGAGTTCGGCTCCGGCGCACTTGCCGGCGTCACCGCGGTGGGCGAAGTGCTCGCCGGGTCGGTGCTGGTCGTGGTGATCCTCTTCTTCTTCCTCAAAGACGGTGATCGCATCTGGGCATTCCTGACCGCGCGGTTGCAGGGCTCCACCCGGCGCAAGACGCTGAAGGCGGGATCGCGAATCATCGAGGTGCTCGGTGGTTATGTTCGCGGCACCGCGATCGTGGCGGCAGTGGATGCCATCGTCATCGGAGCGGCGCTGCTGATCCTGCAGGTACCGCTCGCTCTGCCGCTCGCCGTGCTCGTGTTCATCGGCGCTTTCATCCCGATCGTCGGCGCCACCGTCGCCGGCATCCTCGCCGCTCTCGTGGCTCTCGTCGCCAACGGGCCTGTCGTCGCTCTGATCGTCATCATCGTCGTCATCGCGGTCAACCAGCTGGAGGGCGACCTGCTGCAGCCGGTCGTGATGGGCAAGTCGCTCAAGCTGCACGCCCTCGTGATTCTGCTCGCTCTGACGATCGGGACCATCCTCGGCGGCATCATCGGTGCCGTCATCGCCGTGCCGATCGCCGCCTCCGCATGGGCCGCGATCAAGATCTGGTTCGGAGAAGACGAGACCGCCTCCGCGACGGACGCCCGGCGGGTTCCCCCGCGAGCGGGACCGACCGCAGTCTCGTGATCAGACCGCGCCTCGTGATCAGAAGAGCAGGGGCATCAGCGAGGCGATGAGCCCGAGAACGCCCACGCTGCAGAACACGATGCCGAGGGTTACGAGCACACGTCGCAGATGCGGCGGCTCGCCCAGCCGAGCGCGCTGCGGGTCGTTCGAGCTGACGAACCCGGCGTGCCATCCGGGCTCGGCGTAGGGCGATTCCGAACGCCGCAGCGGTCGTTCGTGGAAGTCGCCCTGCGCGAACCAGCGGGCGAGCGAGTAGCCGTCGCGGTCGACGACGGCGATCTCGATCTCGTCCCAGCGCCCGTCGAGCGCCCCGACCACCGCCGCGAAGAGCAGTGCGGGTATGCCGATTCCCAGTCCGAACCAGGACAGCACCTCACCGACGAGAGAGAGCGCGTCCACAGCCTGCATGACTTCAGCGTAGGGCCGCTGGACTCCCACTCGACCACAGCGGAGGGCAGCCGCCTCTCGGGAACGTCGTTCGTGTCGTCACAGAGCGAGCACCACGCTGCCGCGCTTGCGGCCGGAGTCGACGTAGCGGTGCGCTTCGACGACATCGTCGAGTGGAAGGACGCGGTCGATGACGGGTCGCAGCGCGCCGTCCTCGACGAGGGCGGCGACACGTTCGAGGTCTGCGTGCACGATGCGGCCCAGCCCCATGTTCCGCACATGTCGGCCCCCCGGGCGCAGCAAGCCACGGCACGCGCGCGGTGTAGACAGGCCCACCGCGTCGTAGACGACGTCG
This genomic window contains:
- a CDS encoding AI-2E family transporter, with product MWKRTPPRLETQTKLTPGVWSDSLGRVGARCAQVILILILATAAVYAMVQLKLVVIPVLIALIMAAAVGPLVNFLHRRNVPRTLGTWIALLGALVILGGVITGIVFAVRSQWSELVDRAGEGLEDLQTWFAGLNLPIDQDQITEVREGIIGFFTTSEFGSGALAGVTAVGEVLAGSVLVVVILFFFLKDGDRIWAFLTARLQGSTRRKTLKAGSRIIEVLGGYVRGTAIVAAVDAIVIGAALLILQVPLALPLAVLVFIGAFIPIVGATVAGILAALVALVANGPVVALIVIIVVIAVNQLEGDLLQPVVMGKSLKLHALVILLALTIGTILGGIIGAVIAVPIAASAWAAIKIWFGEDETASATDARRVPPRAGPTAVS